The Effusibacillus lacus genome segment CGCCCGATGCGGGAATGCAACCATAAATGATGGTTTTTCTCATCTACTTTGATGTTTCCCTGAGGGGCTTCTAAAGTGATGCCCGACAGAGCTTGGCGCAAACAGTCGGTGGAGATGAATTCGCATTTTCTCATTGCTTCGGCAATCAAAAACACGCCGTTATAGGCGTTTTCCATAACTGAACTGATTACGTCGGTACCGTATGTTCGCCTGTATTCAGACTGAAAAATATGATTTTTATCTGTACGGATCGAGTTGAAGTAAGGGAAGGACGTATAATGGCCCACAGCATAGGCGGCATTCATTGCTTGTATTTCTGTTTCAGCGGTGATGCCGCTGGCAATCGGCTTCGGAATCCCCGATTGGCGGTATTGTTGGTAAAAAGCAATCACACTGTCTCCGACCAAAGTCGAAAAAACGACATCCGGTTGGGCTTGAACAATTTCACGAATAGGTTTGTCAAACTTTTGAGTTCCCAGGATCGAATAGTGTTCGCCCACAATTCGGCCACCGTGGGATTGGACAAGGCGGTCGATGTGACGGTTCGTTTGCCGCGGATAAATATAATCGGAACCGATCAGATAAAAGCATTTTCCAAAATTTGTGATGAGCCAAGGGATAAAAAACTGTAACTGTTGATTTGGGACAGGACCGCAATAAAATACGTTTCGGCACAATTCCTCCCCTTCATACAGAGTGGGATAAAACAACAATACGTTGTGCTTCTCCAAGATTGGAATCACCATTTTTCGGCTGACGGATGTGTAAAGCCCAATTAGAACAGCCACCTTGTCTAAAACAATTAACTTTTCCGCTTTTTTGGCGGCCAGAAACGGGTCAGAAGCAATGTCTTCGACTATGGGAAGCAGCCGCCTGCCATGGATCCCTCCCTGGTCGTTAATATGTTTGATAGCCAAAAGAGTCGATTGATACTGCCCTCGCTCCGTGACCCCCGTTGTTCCTGTCAGGGAATACAGTAATCCAATTTTAATATCTTCTTGATTCTCCATAACCCCGCACTCTCCTCCCTAACTGTTAATAGCCTCTCGGCAATAGCCGAGTATTGAAACCTCAAGGTTTTGTACCATGAGGTTTTTTCTGTTTCCCTCCATCAATTTGATAAAGTTGTTATCAATTGATGGACTCCAACTGGAAATTTATCAACGAAAAAATTTACCGAAATCACCAAAAAACACTTGACTTTTTGAAAACGCCCCAATAATCGCCGTGAAGGGCCTTCTAACTGCCCTATCTCCGGTGAAAGAAGGGGTTTCCGTGTTCGAAGAAATTCGATCCCATTCCGAATTTCAGGCCTTTGTCCTGGAGCAACTCCAGACTCATTATTCCGGTACCAGCATCCTTCGCCTTGTGCCTAGCGACTGGTGTGTCATCAAGAAATTTTGGCTGACCGATTTGTCCCGTACCGCACAGCTTTTACAAAGCCAATACTCCCACCGGGGGTGTAAAGCCAAAGATCCTGCCAACTTGCTCCGCTCTTACCTGCTTATGCTGTCCGTCAAGCAACCTTCTGTGACCAAATGGGTCGACGATCTCCGGCGAATTCCGCTTTATGCGATCCTCAGCGGCTTTGAGCCCGGCCAAACACCAGGTGTCGGTTCCTTTTACGACTTCTTCACCCGTCTTTGGGCTCTTGAAACGCCTCATGTCACCAACAAGAAGAAACCCAAAAGAAGAAAACCGAAGAAAGGGAAAAAGGGGGAAAAAGCACCCACCACAACGCCCGGAAAAGTCGACCGATTCGTCAAACGTCTCCTGAAATACCCGCCTCGTCAACAAAAGCTGCCGTTTGACCATCTCCAGTCATTGTTTAAAGAACAATTTGTGCTTCTCTCCGCCCAAATGGGCCTTCTTGGCGATATTCACGCTCTTCGTGCGGCAGGGGACGGTACTCCTGTACAAACGTCCGCTTATCCACGAAGCAAACCCTTGTGTTCCTGCAGAAAACAGGGAATTTACTCCTGCAATTGCCCACGGCTTTATTCACAGCCTGACTGTGACTCCGGGTGGGACAGTGCACGGGAACGGTACTTCAACGGCTATCATTTGTACATGCTCACGGCTGCAGACAGTTTTCATGATCTGCCCTTGTATCCCCGCCTTCATCGCGGTTCGCGGCACGATTCGGTTTCCCTGCTCTTCAGCATAGATGAGTTCGTCCGACAGTACC includes the following:
- a CDS encoding transposase, whose amino-acid sequence is MFEEIRSHSEFQAFVLEQLQTHYSGTSILRLVPSDWCVIKKFWLTDLSRTAQLLQSQYSHRGCKAKDPANLLRSYLLMLSVKQPSVTKWVDDLRRIPLYAILSGFEPGQTPGVGSFYDFFTRLWALETPHVTNKKKPKRRKPKKGKKGEKAPTTTPGKVDRFVKRLLKYPPRQQKLPFDHLQSLFKEQFVLLSAQMGLLGDIHALRAAGDGTPVQTSAYPRSKPLCSCRKQGIYSCNCPRLYSQPDCDSGWDSARERYFNGYHLYMLTAADSFHDLPLYPRLHRGSRHDSVSLLFSIDEFVRQYPEFTWDTILLDSAHDALPIYRYLQSKHIMPFIDLNPRNSGNTKYKDDFTLSPAGIPICKKGLEMKNNGYDHARGRRKYRCPLVKNGVVTCDTPCSNSAYGRCVYTYTKDNPRLFPPIARDSDEWKETYKRRTTVERSNKREKIDYMLEAAKHRSTKMWTIRIYGIMMCQHMDAWYEESEIELKSLLFSA